In Chloracidobacterium sp., the following proteins share a genomic window:
- the terL gene encoding phage terminase large subunit, translated as MPHSTDRQRIEDCRRLYLKHNGRHHEQIEREMRSLGHTRFRRRVLYRRNERGRSVPGWVELYGWKAEPPALMGGSPLRQRSSKGMRGTRGTRTPPAYAGGSALYRRPSGKFNHSKWRRQRKPRRRPPTDLERGQGPIPTRSTLTIDASSKAAFSPNSPNSMNFSDWLISVSPYMTWDAAHHRHIIDTLERVTSGECKRLMIFMPPRHGKSELVTVRYAAWRMRQKPDMNVIIGSYNQRLANRFSRKIKTVLCDDFQITAETQRRREDENGQENETDVPHNSERGVDSRNSKNSSPRLSVSAVNENESPFPFNRPRFKNSESEWETRAGGGLRAVGVGSGVTGFGANLIIVDDPIKSRAEANSIKYRERVHDWFNDDLYTRLEPNGQIILIQTRWHEDDLAGRLLAEENGSEWTVINLPALAEENLTAETQRREEEPGKEIGTVHGSNDLPFSPLRLGASAVQTDLLGRTPGDALWPARFDVPHLENTREKIGSYSFASLYQQHPVPAEGGLFKREWFRHIVDRPPHGLIWKRGYDLGITANATSDHTASYRVAYDKEGILYIDGGYRRRIEYPDQRRYILGRIREELDTEHGIEDTANGSAVVQELRKEFRLQGRAFRAVKPKGDKVTRCLAWMNLAEAGNVRLVRAAWNKEFIDECCAFPLGTHDDQIDAVSIAVAMHARHKYRAYGF; from the coding sequence ATGCCACATTCGACTGACCGGCAACGCATCGAAGACTGTCGCCGACTTTACCTGAAACACAATGGCCGACACCACGAACAGATCGAACGCGAAATGCGCTCTCTCGGCCACACCCGATTCCGCCGCCGCGTGCTCTACCGCCGCAACGAACGCGGCCGGTCCGTGCCGGGCTGGGTCGAGCTCTATGGTTGGAAGGCAGAACCCCCTGCGTTAATGGGGGGCAGTCCCTTGCGTCAGAGAAGCTCTAAAGGAATGCGCGGCACGCGGGGAACGCGAACGCCCCCTGCTTACGCAGGGGGTTCTGCCCTGTATCGGCGGCCGTCGGGCAAATTCAACCACAGCAAGTGGCGCCGGCAGCGCAAACCTCGCCGCAGGCCGCCGACTGATCTTGAGCGGGGCCAAGGCCCCATCCCAACCCGGAGCACTCTGACGATAGATGCTTCCTCGAAAGCTGCCTTCTCTCCAAACTCCCCAAACTCTATGAACTTTTCTGATTGGCTCATATCTGTCTCACCATATATGACGTGGGACGCAGCGCACCATCGGCACATTATCGATACGCTCGAGCGCGTCACATCGGGCGAGTGTAAGCGGCTGATGATCTTTATGCCGCCGCGACACGGCAAATCAGAGCTTGTTACGGTCCGATACGCCGCCTGGCGCATGAGGCAAAAGCCCGATATGAACGTCATCATCGGCAGCTATAACCAACGCCTCGCCAATCGATTCTCGCGAAAGATCAAGACCGTGTTGTGCGACGACTTTCAGATAACCGCAGAGACGCAGAGACGCAGAGAAGACGAGAACGGCCAAGAAAATGAAACTGACGTTCCGCACAACTCGGAGCGAGGCGTCGACTCTCGCAATTCTAAAAACTCTTCTCCGCGTCTCAGCGTCTCTGCGGTTAATGAAAACGAGTCACCCTTTCCATTCAACCGGCCACGGTTCAAGAACTCCGAATCCGAATGGGAGACGCGGGCGGGCGGGGGCCTTCGTGCGGTCGGCGTCGGGTCGGGCGTGACGGGCTTTGGCGCAAATCTGATAATTGTCGATGACCCCATAAAATCAAGGGCCGAGGCCAATAGCATCAAATACCGCGAACGCGTCCATGATTGGTTCAATGACGATCTCTACACACGCCTCGAACCCAACGGCCAGATCATCCTCATCCAGACCCGCTGGCACGAAGACGACCTCGCCGGACGCCTGCTGGCCGAGGAAAACGGCAGCGAATGGACGGTAATCAACCTGCCGGCGTTGGCGGAAGAGAATTTAACCGCAGAGACGCAGAGACGCGAAGAAGAACCGGGAAAAGAAATAGGCACCGTGCATGGCAGCAACGATCTTCCCTTTTCCCCTCTGCGTCTCGGCGCCTCCGCGGTTCAAACCGATCTTCTTGGCCGCACGCCTGGCGACGCTCTTTGGCCCGCGAGATTCGACGTTCCGCACCTCGAAAACACCAGAGAAAAGATAGGCAGCTACTCGTTTGCGTCCCTGTATCAGCAGCATCCGGTGCCGGCGGAGGGCGGATTGTTCAAACGGGAGTGGTTTCGGCACATTGTTGACCGGCCGCCGCACGGACTTATATGGAAACGCGGATATGACCTCGGAATTACCGCGAACGCAACCTCGGATCACACCGCAAGCTATCGTGTGGCCTATGACAAAGAGGGAATTCTGTATATCGACGGCGGTTATCGCCGCCGGATCGAGTATCCCGACCAACGCCGCTATATCCTGGGACGCATCCGCGAGGAACTCGATACCGAGCATGGCATCGAGGACACGGCAAACGGTTCGGCGGTCGTCCAGGAACTCAGAAAGGAGTTTCGCCTTCAGGGACGAGCCTTTCGCGCCGTCAAGCCCAAGGGCGACAAGGTAACGCGCTGCCTCGCCTGGATGAACCTCGCCGAGGCCGGAAATGTGCGGCTCGTGCGGGCCGCGTGGAACAAGGAATTCATCGATGAGTGCTGCGCATTCCCGCTGGGGACGCACGATGACCAGATCGACGCCGTCTCGATCGCCGTCGCGATGCACGCCAGGCATAAGTACAGGGCGTATGGATTTTAG
- a CDS encoding winged helix-turn-helix transcriptional regulator → MASDMTQLETLFLALGDRTRLRLLSLMAPGPVPVGLLVDLTGESQPKVSRHLAYLRNCGVVAAQRKGRQIYYGINSSGDTAACQMLAVVVAQLTGKTAARKTAVREAVANRPQKSASATEIYEEANIAVPESDHAWGELEEDLPDRPAEREEQSEMDVFLL, encoded by the coding sequence ATGGCATCTGACATGACGCAGCTCGAAACACTCTTTCTGGCACTCGGCGACAGAACGCGGCTGCGCCTTCTATCGCTGATGGCTCCCGGCCCCGTCCCGGTGGGCCTGCTTGTTGACCTGACCGGCGAAAGCCAGCCGAAAGTATCACGGCATCTTGCGTACCTGCGTAATTGTGGGGTTGTGGCCGCCCAACGGAAGGGCAGACAGATCTATTACGGCATCAATTCGAGTGGCGACACTGCGGCGTGTCAGATGCTTGCGGTCGTTGTCGCTCAGTTGACCGGCAAGACGGCGGCGCGGAAAACAGCCGTCCGCGAAGCGGTCGCAAACCGGCCTCAAAAATCGGCAAGTGCGACGGAGATATATGAGGAGGCGAATATAGCCGTTCCGGAATCGGATCATGCGTGGGGCGAGCTTGAAGAGGATCTGCCGGATAGGCCGGCAGAGCGAGAGGAGCAGAGCGAGATGGATGTATTCCTACTCTAG
- the acs gene encoding acetate--CoA ligase yields the protein MPEHNTIESVLTEDRVFEPPPEFAQSAHMRSFEEYLLAYADAAKDVPGFWAKQAESLDWFRRWDTVLEWFEPHAKWFVGGRINISHNCLDRHLNTWRKNKAAFIWEGEPGEQRTLTYLQLHREVCRFANVLKKLGVKTGDRVALYMPLVPELAIAMLACTRIGATHTVIFGGFSADAIRDRVNDCGCKLIVTADGAYRRGSEIELKKAVDAAALQCPTVENIVVYRRTGSEIKMQPGRDHWWHELMDAVDATCPAEPLESEHPLYILYTSGTTGKPKGILHTTGGYLVQAAYTTKMVFDLKDEDVFWCTADIGWVTGHSYVVYGPLANGATVVMYEGAPNFPDFDRFWDIIERHRVTIFYTAPTAIRAFIKWGEQYPLKHDLSSLRLLGTVGEPINPEAWMWYHQTIGKGKCPIVDTWWQTETGSIMISPLPGATPTVPGTATRPLPGIILDVVNKKGESVGDNEGGYLVARHPWPSMLRTLWGDDERYKQAYWSEIPGMYFAGDGARRDERGYYWIMGRVDDVINVSGHRLGTAEIESALVSHETVAEAAVVGRPDDLKGQAIAAFITLEGGRTGSDELKETLRTHVAKEIGALAKPDDIRFTDALPKTRSGKIMRRLLRELASSGTVAGDVTTLEDFSVLEKLREDEE from the coding sequence ATGCCCGAGCACAACACTATCGAATCCGTCCTTACCGAGGACCGTGTTTTTGAGCCGCCGCCGGAATTTGCCCAGAGCGCGCATATGCGTTCGTTTGAGGAATACCTCTTGGCCTATGCGGATGCGGCTAAGGACGTGCCCGGCTTCTGGGCGAAGCAGGCCGAGTCGCTCGATTGGTTTCGCCGGTGGGACACCGTTCTCGAATGGTTTGAACCGCACGCCAAGTGGTTCGTCGGCGGCCGCATCAATATCTCGCACAACTGCCTCGACCGCCACCTCAACACGTGGCGCAAAAATAAAGCCGCCTTTATCTGGGAAGGCGAGCCCGGCGAGCAGCGAACTCTGACCTATTTACAACTGCACCGCGAGGTCTGCCGCTTTGCAAATGTGCTCAAGAAGCTCGGCGTTAAGACGGGCGACCGCGTCGCGCTCTACATGCCGCTCGTGCCTGAGCTTGCGATCGCGATGCTCGCGTGCACGCGCATCGGCGCGACGCACACGGTGATCTTTGGCGGATTTTCGGCTGACGCGATCCGCGACCGCGTCAATGATTGCGGCTGTAAGCTCATCGTCACCGCCGACGGCGCCTATCGACGCGGGAGCGAGATCGAATTGAAAAAGGCAGTTGACGCCGCCGCACTGCAGTGCCCAACTGTTGAGAACATAGTGGTTTACCGCCGCACCGGCAGCGAGATCAAGATGCAGCCCGGCCGCGACCATTGGTGGCACGAACTGATGGACGCCGTTGACGCGACGTGCCCGGCCGAGCCTTTGGAATCAGAACATCCGCTCTACATCCTTTATACGAGCGGCACGACCGGCAAGCCCAAGGGCATCCTCCACACCACCGGCGGCTACCTCGTGCAGGCGGCATACACGACCAAAATGGTCTTTGACCTCAAGGACGAAGACGTCTTTTGGTGCACCGCCGACATCGGCTGGGTCACGGGCCACAGCTATGTCGTCTATGGGCCGCTGGCGAATGGCGCTACGGTCGTGATGTATGAGGGCGCACCAAACTTTCCCGACTTTGACCGCTTCTGGGACATCATCGAGCGCCACCGTGTGACGATCTTTTACACGGCGCCGACGGCCATTCGCGCATTCATAAAATGGGGCGAGCAGTATCCGTTGAAGCACGACCTCAGCTCGCTTCGCCTGCTCGGCACCGTCGGCGAGCCGATCAATCCAGAGGCGTGGATGTGGTATCACCAGACGATAGGCAAGGGAAAATGCCCGATCGTAGATACGTGGTGGCAGACCGAGACGGGCTCGATCATGATAAGCCCTCTGCCCGGCGCGACGCCGACCGTTCCCGGAACGGCTACTCGCCCGCTGCCCGGCATCATTCTCGATGTTGTCAATAAAAAGGGCGAATCGGTCGGCGACAACGAGGGCGGCTATCTCGTCGCTCGGCATCCGTGGCCGTCGATGCTCCGCACGCTGTGGGGCGACGACGAGCGGTATAAACAGGCGTATTGGTCAGAGATACCGGGAATGTATTTCGCCGGCGACGGCGCTCGGCGCGACGAGCGCGGCTACTATTGGATCATGGGCCGCGTTGACGACGTGATCAACGTGAGCGGTCACCGGCTCGGCACGGCTGAGATCGAGTCCGCGCTCGTGTCGCACGAAACGGTTGCCGAGGCCGCCGTCGTCGGCCGCCCCGACGACCTCAAAGGCCAGGCCATCGCGGCATTCATCACGCTCGAAGGCGGCCGCACGGGCAGCGACGAATTAAAGGAGACCTTACGCACCCACGTCGCCAAAGAGATCGGCGCCCTCGCCAAACCCGACGACATCCGCTTCACCGATGCCCTGCCAAAAACGCGTTCGGGCAAAATAATGCGGCGATTATTGCGCGAACTTGCCTCCAGCGGCACCGTCGCCGGCGACGTCACCACGCTCGAGGATTTCTCTGTTCTGGAAAAATTGAGAGAGGACGAGGAATAA
- a CDS encoding PLP-dependent transferase: MSKASLFTKAVHAGDDRTSHFGALSVPIYPASVYAFADADEGAAIHNEEKDGYYYGRLGNPTQRALESAVRDLENGEAALTLASGMAAVSAAVFTACRAGDHIVAPQSMYSTATNFLQNIKERFGIETTFVDATDAENYRAAIRPNTRLFWIETPSNPLVLITDIEAVTGIAKDDGIKTVADNTFATPFNQRPLELGVDAVIHSATKYLGGHSDLTAGVIVGSAEFVEAARHGANKLYGGNIAPQVAWLVLRGIKTLALRMERHNSNAYAIANMLGDHPKVEAVFYPGLASHANHDVASRQMPGGYGGMIGFDLGSVAAGKAFANAVSLCTLATSLGGVETIVQHSASMTHASLSPEGRLRAGITDGLIRLSVGVEDVNDLIADITQALDQV; the protein is encoded by the coding sequence ATGAGCAAAGCGTCGCTGTTTACCAAGGCCGTTCATGCCGGCGATGACCGGACGAGCCATTTCGGGGCGTTGTCTGTTCCGATCTATCCCGCCTCCGTGTATGCATTTGCCGACGCCGACGAGGGCGCGGCCATTCACAATGAGGAGAAAGACGGCTACTACTACGGCCGCCTCGGCAATCCGACACAGCGTGCCCTCGAATCCGCCGTCCGCGACCTCGAGAACGGCGAGGCGGCACTGACACTCGCATCGGGAATGGCGGCCGTTTCCGCCGCCGTGTTTACGGCCTGCCGTGCCGGCGACCACATCGTCGCGCCTCAGTCGATGTACTCGACGGCTACCAATTTCCTACAGAATATCAAAGAGCGATTTGGCATCGAGACAACGTTTGTCGATGCGACCGATGCCGAGAATTATCGAGCGGCGATCCGGCCCAACACGAGACTCTTCTGGATCGAGACGCCGAGCAATCCGCTCGTGCTGATCACCGATATCGAGGCAGTCACCGGAATCGCAAAGGACGACGGCATCAAGACCGTCGCCGACAACACCTTTGCCACGCCGTTCAACCAGCGGCCGCTCGAGCTTGGCGTTGACGCCGTCATCCACAGCGCCACCAAGTATCTCGGCGGCCACAGCGACCTCACGGCCGGCGTAATCGTCGGGTCCGCCGAATTCGTCGAGGCGGCGCGGCATGGTGCCAACAAGCTCTATGGCGGCAACATTGCACCGCAGGTCGCATGGCTCGTGCTGCGCGGCATCAAGACGCTAGCCCTTAGGATGGAACGCCACAACTCTAACGCATACGCAATAGCGAATATGTTAGGCGATCACCCCAAGGTTGAGGCCGTCTTTTATCCCGGACTCGCATCGCACGCAAATCACGATGTCGCAAGCCGACAGATGCCGGGCGGCTACGGCGGCATGATCGGATTCGATCTCGGCTCGGTCGCGGCCGGAAAGGCTTTTGCAAACGCCGTCAGCCTCTGTACGCTGGCAACGTCGCTCGGCGGTGTCGAGACGATCGTGCAGCATTCGGCCTCGATGACGCACGCCTCACTCTCACCTGAGGGCCGCCTCAGGGCCGGCATTACGGACGGCCTGATACGCCTGTCGGTCGGCGTCGAGGACGTCAACGACTTGATCGCTGATATTACTCAAGCTCTCGATCAGGTTTAG
- a CDS encoding xylose ABC transporter ATP-binding protein, whose amino-acid sequence MRLLEMRDIVKEFPGVRALDGVSFALDSGEFHALVGENGAGKSTLMKVLSGVYPAGDFEGEIIVGDEPVRFGGIRDSEAAGVAIIYQELSLVKELTVGENIFLGREPSRFGIVNWHELYDKAAKLLQDLHLDIDARAQAGSLGIGQQQLVEIAKALSQNAKILVLDEPTSALTDAEVETLFEILEKLKTRGVGLIYISHKLDEVFRMSERITVLRDGRTVGTFAAADATRDGVIAAMVGREVGDIFPEAIHERGDIVLSVSGVTAWADDGVRKRVDNVSFAVRRGEVLGIAGLMGSGRSELLMTIFGAWSGRVDGRVEIDGRTVNIASPADAIRHGIAFVTEDRKRYGLILDQTIVDNMTLAGIRSISGRVLTNHSREAAAASAQMSSLRVKAPSPTAVTGTLSGGNQQKVVLGKWLLTNPRILFLDEPTRGIDVGAKQEIYAEINKLAGEGMAIVLVSSELPEVLGLSDRVIVLHEGCVAGEFGREEATPEKVMAAATGGHSN is encoded by the coding sequence ATGCGGCTTTTGGAGATGCGAGACATCGTCAAGGAATTCCCGGGCGTGCGGGCGCTCGACGGCGTGTCGTTTGCACTTGATAGCGGCGAGTTTCATGCCCTGGTCGGCGAGAACGGCGCGGGCAAATCGACGCTGATGAAGGTGCTGTCGGGCGTGTATCCGGCGGGCGATTTTGAAGGCGAGATCATCGTGGGCGACGAGCCCGTTCGCTTCGGGGGCATTCGCGACAGCGAGGCCGCGGGCGTCGCGATCATCTATCAGGAGCTGTCGCTCGTAAAGGAACTGACCGTCGGCGAAAACATCTTTCTCGGCCGCGAGCCGTCGAGATTCGGTATCGTCAACTGGCACGAATTATACGACAAGGCCGCTAAGCTGTTGCAGGACTTGCATTTAGATATCGACGCGCGAGCACAGGCAGGCTCACTCGGCATCGGCCAGCAGCAGCTCGTCGAGATAGCGAAGGCATTATCGCAGAACGCGAAGATACTGGTGCTGGACGAGCCGACATCCGCGCTGACCGATGCTGAGGTCGAGACGCTGTTTGAGATATTGGAGAAATTAAAGACGCGCGGCGTCGGCTTGATCTATATCTCACACAAGCTGGACGAGGTCTTCAGGATGAGCGAGCGCATCACCGTGCTGCGCGACGGGCGAACGGTCGGCACGTTTGCGGCGGCCGATGCGACACGCGACGGCGTGATCGCCGCGATGGTCGGTCGCGAGGTCGGCGACATCTTTCCCGAGGCCATTCATGAACGAGGCGACATCGTGCTGAGTGTCTCGGGCGTGACGGCGTGGGCCGATGACGGCGTCAGAAAGCGGGTCGATAACGTGTCGTTTGCGGTGCGTCGCGGCGAGGTGCTCGGCATCGCGGGGCTAATGGGCTCGGGCCGAAGCGAACTGCTGATGACGATATTCGGCGCGTGGAGCGGCCGTGTCGACGGCCGCGTCGAGATCGACGGGCGGACGGTGAATATCGCATCGCCCGCCGATGCCATCCGTCACGGCATCGCCTTTGTCACCGAGGACCGCAAGCGATACGGCCTCATCCTCGATCAAACGATCGTTGACAATATGACACTTGCCGGAATTCGTTCCATCTCAGGCCGCGTCCTGACAAACCACAGCCGTGAGGCCGCCGCCGCGTCCGCACAGATGTCGTCGCTGCGCGTCAAAGCACCATCACCGACGGCCGTTACAGGAACGCTCTCCGGCGGCAATCAGCAGAAAGTGGTGTTGGGCAAGTGGCTGCTGACCAACCCGCGCATTTTGTTTTTGGATGAGCCAACCCGCGGCATCGACGTCGGTGCCAAACAGGAGATCTACGCCGAGATCAACAAGCTCGCCGGCGAAGGCATGGCGATCGTGCTTGTGTCGAGCGAACTGCCGGAAGTATTAGGCCTGTCAGATCGTGTGATCGTATTACACGAAGGATGTGTCGCGGGTGAGTTTGGTCGAGAAGAAGCTACGCCGGAGAAGGTGATGGCAGCGGCAACGGGAGGACATTCTAATTAG
- a CDS encoding inositol-3-phosphate synthase, translating into MVEKGVEIAPAEGKLGVLLVGLGAVSTTLVAGVEAIKRGLSEPVGSLTQMGTIRLGKRTDDRVPKIKDLVPLASLDDIVFGAWDIFKENAYDAAMNAGVLDKDLLNQVSEQLASLKPMAAVFEQRYVKRLQGDNIKSGKNKMDLAEQLIEDIARFKSEHGCSRLVMVWAASTEIYIEEAECHASLDAFEKAMYDNDERIAPSMIYAYAALRSGVPFANGAPNLTVDIPAMVELADRTNMPICGKDFKTGQTLMKTILAPGLKSRMIGLEGWYSTNILGNRDGEVLDDPENFKSKEVSKLSVLEHIFQPEVYPELYKDFSHVVRINYYPPRGDNKEGWDNIDIFGWLGYKMQIKIDFLCRDSILAAPLALDLALFMDLAARAGMKGVQEWLSFYFKAPQTAPGLYPEHDLFIQLMKLKNTLRHMKGEELITHLGLEYYD; encoded by the coding sequence ATGGTTGAGAAAGGTGTTGAGATAGCCCCGGCGGAAGGCAAGCTGGGCGTTCTGTTGGTTGGCTTAGGTGCGGTTTCGACGACGCTCGTGGCGGGCGTTGAGGCGATAAAGCGCGGCTTGTCGGAACCGGTCGGCTCATTGACGCAGATGGGCACGATCCGGCTGGGCAAGCGGACGGATGACCGCGTGCCAAAGATAAAGGATCTTGTGCCGCTCGCCTCGCTGGACGACATCGTATTCGGCGCGTGGGATATCTTTAAGGAAAACGCCTATGACGCCGCGATGAACGCCGGCGTGCTGGACAAAGATCTGCTTAATCAGGTCTCCGAGCAACTCGCCTCGCTCAAGCCGATGGCGGCCGTTTTTGAGCAGCGATACGTCAAGCGCCTTCAGGGCGACAACATCAAATCCGGCAAGAACAAGATGGACCTTGCCGAGCAGTTAATTGAAGATATAGCTCGATTTAAGAGCGAGCATGGCTGCTCGAGGCTCGTCATGGTCTGGGCCGCCTCGACCGAGATCTATATCGAGGAGGCCGAGTGTCACGCCTCGCTCGACGCATTCGAAAAGGCGATGTATGACAATGACGAACGCATCGCCCCATCGATGATCTACGCCTACGCCGCGTTGAGATCGGGCGTGCCCTTCGCCAACGGAGCCCCGAATTTGACGGTCGATATTCCCGCGATGGTCGAGCTTGCCGACCGGACGAATATGCCCATCTGCGGCAAGGATTTTAAGACTGGCCAGACGCTGATGAAGACCATCCTCGCCCCCGGCCTCAAATCGCGAATGATCGGCCTCGAAGGCTGGTATTCGACAAACATTCTGGGAAACCGTGACGGCGAAGTGCTCGATGATCCTGAGAACTTTAAGTCAAAGGAAGTTTCAAAGCTGTCGGTGCTCGAACATATTTTCCAACCTGAGGTTTATCCGGAACTCTACAAGGACTTTTCGCACGTCGTGCGCATCAATTACTATCCGCCGCGCGGCGATAACAAAGAGGGCTGGGACAACATAGACATTTTCGGCTGGCTCGGCTACAAGATGCAGATCAAGATCGATTTTCTCTGCCGCGATTCGATCCTCGCCGCACCGCTCGCCCTTGACCTCGCCCTATTCATGGACCTCGCCGCACGTGCCGGAATGAAAGGCGTCCAGGAATGGCTCTCGTTCTACTTCAAGGCCCCGCAAACCGCTCCGGGGCTATACCCCGAGCACGACCTGTTCATTCAGTTGATGAAACTCAAGAACACGCTACGGCACATGAAGGGCGAGGAATTGATAACGCATCTGGGGCTGGAGTATTACGACTAA
- a CDS encoding ATP-dependent Clp protease ATP-binding subunit, which produces MKQESAKKKEQAAEKGVLLDPERKSPRAAEFEDKLSALIVGQERAVRRMSGLFQIYLAGMNNPARPIGTMLFLGPTGSGKTRVVEAASEVLFSDPFAVVKIDCAEFQHSHEIAKLIGSPPGYLGHRETSPMLTQENLDKAHTDDNKLTFVLFDEIEKASDSLWQLLLGILDKATLTLGDNRRVDFSRTVVIMTSNLGAREMSEMISGGIGFAPTKTDATKEDNEIDTKIYRTALEAAKRKFSPEFMNRIDKVVVFRSLKEHHLRQILDIELGSVQARITESAGTKFIFECTDAAKEFLLGEGIDLKYGARHLKRAIERFLVYPLSNLVATEQVETGDYVVVDFDKGKDTLTFMKQAGKMIVSESPERYENDDEPLVSADAVGLPLPSAATGTQLSKSKGSDPHEG; this is translated from the coding sequence ATGAAACAGGAATCGGCTAAGAAGAAGGAGCAGGCTGCTGAGAAGGGCGTGTTGCTCGATCCCGAGCGAAAAAGCCCGCGTGCGGCCGAGTTTGAAGATAAGCTGTCCGCGTTGATCGTCGGCCAGGAGCGCGCCGTGCGCCGCATGAGCGGGCTCTTTCAGATCTATCTCGCCGGGATGAATAATCCGGCACGGCCGATCGGTACGATGCTCTTTCTCGGGCCGACCGGCTCGGGTAAGACGCGAGTTGTCGAGGCGGCAAGCGAGGTGCTATTTTCGGATCCTTTTGCGGTCGTAAAGATCGATTGTGCCGAATTCCAGCATTCTCACGAGATCGCCAAGCTGATCGGCTCGCCGCCGGGATATCTCGGCCATCGCGAGACGTCGCCGATGCTGACGCAGGAGAATCTCGACAAGGCGCACACGGACGACAACAAACTGACGTTCGTACTGTTCGACGAGATCGAGAAGGCAAGCGACAGCTTATGGCAGCTGCTGCTCGGAATTCTCGACAAAGCGACGCTCACGCTGGGCGACAATCGGCGGGTGGACTTTTCGCGAACGGTCGTCATTATGACGTCCAATCTCGGTGCCCGCGAAATGTCAGAGATGATCTCGGGCGGCATCGGCTTTGCACCGACAAAGACCGACGCCACGAAAGAGGACAACGAGATCGATACAAAGATCTATCGCACCGCCCTCGAGGCGGCAAAGCGAAAGTTCTCGCCCGAGTTCATGAACCGTATCGACAAGGTGGTCGTCTTTCGCAGTCTGAAGGAACACCATCTGCGGCAGATACTCGATATCGAGCTTGGTTCGGTGCAGGCGAGGATCACGGAATCCGCCGGGACGAAATTCATCTTTGAGTGCACGGACGCGGCAAAGGAATTCTTGTTAGGCGAGGGCATCGACCTGAAATACGGGGCACGCCACCTCAAGCGGGCGATCGAGCGATTCCTTGTGTATCCGCTCTCAAACCTCGTGGCGACCGAGCAGGTTGAGACCGGCGATTACGTCGTGGTCGATTTTGACAAGGGCAAGGATACGCTGACGTTCATGAAGCAAGCCGGCAAGATGATCGTTTCGGAATCACCGGAGCGTTACGAAAACGACGACGAGCCCCTCGTTAGCGCCGACGCTGTCGGATTACCGCTGCCGTCTGCGGCCACAGGGACCCAGCTCAGCAAGTCAAAGGGCAGCGACCCGCACGAAGGGTAG
- a CDS encoding TlyA family RNA methyltransferase: protein MTVKERIDTLLVKRGLAESRTRAQAMVMAGVVIADDKRVEKPSDKFSSNATIRLKGTSTETRYVGRGGLKLEAALRHFGIEVAGLDCIDIGASTGGFTDCLLQHGAKSVVCIDSGTNQLDWRLRDDPRVEVRERTNARHLTPNEFDRTFDVAVMDLSFISVKKVIPAIITLLADKGFIVVLIKPQFEVGKGEVGKGGIVREAEKHERVVSDINDFAAGLGLRVRGFIDSPILGAEGNKEFLALYAK from the coding sequence GTGACCGTCAAGGAACGGATCGACACGCTGCTCGTAAAACGCGGCCTCGCCGAGAGTCGCACTCGAGCGCAGGCCATGGTGATGGCAGGCGTGGTGATCGCAGACGATAAACGCGTCGAAAAACCGTCAGATAAATTTTCTTCCAACGCAACCATACGGCTCAAAGGCACGTCTACAGAAACAAGATACGTCGGCCGCGGGGGCCTGAAGCTTGAGGCGGCCCTGCGGCATTTTGGTATCGAGGTTGCCGGACTTGACTGCATTGACATCGGAGCATCGACCGGCGGTTTTACCGATTGCCTGCTGCAGCACGGTGCCAAAAGCGTCGTTTGCATTGACAGCGGCACTAACCAGCTCGATTGGCGGCTGAGAGATGATCCGCGTGTCGAGGTTCGCGAGCGGACCAATGCCCGGCATCTGACACCGAACGAGTTCGACCGCACGTTTGACGTTGCCGTGATGGACCTGTCGTTCATTTCGGTGAAGAAGGTCATACCGGCGATCATTACGCTGTTGGCCGACAAGGGATTTATCGTCGTTCTAATCAAACCGCAGTTCGAGGTTGGCAAGGGCGAGGTCGGTAAGGGCGGCATCGTCCGTGAGGCCGAAAAACATGAGCGTGTCGTTTCAGACATAAATGACTTTGCCGCCGGGCTCGGGCTCAGGGTTCGCGGCTTTATCGATTCGCCTATACTTGGGGCCGAAGGAAACAAGGAATTTCTCGCTCTATATGCAAAGTGA